The sequence GTCCGCTAGCTCCGAGAACAAATCGAAAAGGAGACGGGAAACACCCCTCGGCCATTGCGGGCGGCGAACTGGCCGGAACGAGGGTTTCCAGCCGGTTGTCGTCTCCGTCTGATGTCGGCGCCGCCTTCTCTCCCCTGATCCCGTCCCAGGAAACCCCACTGGAGCCTCTTCTGATTTCAGGTGCGTGATTGGATTTTGATTTCTTCCCCTTGCAATCTGGGTGGCAACCTACTAGAGGAATCGTTTCATTGTTCTTTTCGAAGCCACGAACCCATCCATCTAGCCAACCCCTAGGTTGCGTTTGCGTCGCTTCATTGCTTGCACATGAATCATTAGGCATCCTCGTAAACAGGTTTGGTATATGCGATTGGTTAGGCGATTTCGTAAAATACACCAGTTTGGTAGGTGATTCGGCTTGTGAGTTCACTTCGCCTGCAATTTACAAGTCCTTTCGTTGTGTTGTTTCAGCAATTCCACAGGCTAGGTTCTCAGTTAGTCTCTGCTTAGAGCATGATTGCTGTCTGCTCACTGGAATTGGCTTTTGAGCCAAATAATAGGACGCTTCCTGCATTATTTATCTTGACAGGCTAAACTTTCAACATGGAAAAGGTCTCTCGGAACTTCACCTATACATGTATTCACACTTTTTTCTGAGTTTTTCCAAGTTGCCATTATGATTATGCTTGCACTTTCATCACTAGATGGAGCTTGCATCCACTCTCTTATCAGCATCCTAGTGAAAAGAACCTGAAAAATGGAATATGGTCCTATACCAATCACTAATTGAAATGGCAAGTTGCTTAGTTGTTACTTAGTCTTCATCTTCAAGATGCACAGAATGTTAATAGATGTTGAAGTACCTAGTTTTAAGCATCACTACTTATATGTGCTAGTTTAACTGCTACAATCTTGTTATTGCTGTATATATGCTTTATTCTGAATATCTTGTCTCCTTAACTCCAGTCTAGCACTCTGGATATCTGTTGAACCATGAGATTGCCAAACCAGCATGGCTGTGCCATTTCAATGGAAGATCTCCCAGAGGCACTTCTTGGAGAGATCATCAAGCGGCTTCCCACGACAAGTGATCTTAATTCTCTTTCCCTTGTTTCCAAGCGGCTATATGCTGTTGAGGCAGAGCTAAGGGATGCTATTTATGTTGGCTGTGGTGTTTGCCCTGTGACAGTGGCCTTGGAATCACTGTGCTCCCGGTTCCGAAATTTGTGCAAGGTGGAATTTAATTACTCTGGTTGGACGCCCAACCATGGGATGCAGTTGGGCAACCAAGGCCTCCGTGTATTTTCATCTTGCTGCCCGTCGCTGACTGATCTCACCTTAAGCTTCTGCTCATGCATCGATGACTCAGGTCTTGGTTTTCTGGCATGCTTCAAAAAGCTGATGTCTCTCAGGTTGAAAGCATTACCAAAAATAACTTCAGCTGGTCTTCTCTCGGTAGCTGTTGGTTGCAAGAGTCTATCTGCTCTCCGCCTTATGAGCTGCAATAATGTACATTGTGTAGAGTGGCTGGAGTACCTTGGCAAGAGTGGATCATTGGAAGAACTCGTAGTAGTGGACTGTGCGAGGATTCGTCAATTCGACCTCCTAAAATTTGGTTCAGGATTTATGAAGGTCCAGAAGTTTGAGTTTCAGAATAGCTGTTTGCCAAACAAATTTATTAAGTTTAATGGTACTTCATATATGGCAGGCAGCCAGTCTAGATATGACTTCTGCAGTGATTTTTTGAAGGATTTGACTTTGGCACGCATCACCACAGAAGAACAAATAGGACTTTGTTGTCTCCTGAGAAAGTGCAAAGCATTAGAGAACCTTTCCCTTTATTATGTTCTTGGTGTACACGACAATGACATGATTACGATGGCCCAGAGCAACAGAAACCTTAGAAGCATCTCACTTATGCTGACACCTCAGGACTGTGAAGGTTATGGTTACAGGACAGCATTGACTGATGACAGCCTGAAGGCCCTAGCCCTCTGGTGTCCTATGCTTCAGTCTGTCGAGCTCACATTTTTTGGATGTGAACCTGATTGGCCTGAAATAGGTTTCACACAGGAGGGCCTTGTGATGCTAATTCGGTCATGTCCAATTCGTGATCTAAAGCTCGGTGGTGCCAACATCTTTGATGACGAGGGGATGAAGGCCCTCTCATGTGCAAGATTCCTAGAATCGCTCAAGCTTACCCGTTGCATTGCGATAACTGATGTCGGGATGCACTTCCTTGCACGTAGCCCATCTTTGATCAATCTCGCGCTAGAGCTGTGTGATGGTTTGACTGATGATGGAGTGGTCGAGGTTGTCCGCGCACGGAAGTTAGAGTCTCTGACTATTGAAAAATGTTCTCAGATATCTCTCAAAGCTGTGCAAGATGGTGCCAAAACTGTTCACTACACTGATGACCGCCCAAGCTTCAAGGAGTGGGTGGATCGCTGTTTGTATGGACCCTCAGGTGTTTGACCATTTTGCTGTCTGAATTCCGCACAAAATTCACAGTTCATATGGTGGAAAACTGTGCATCATCTTTCCCAACCTGCTTGACCTTCATCCTGTCACTGCTTTTCATTGCTGGATAATATTAGGGTGCCATGTTGAACTTTGGATGTTTTGAAGGCATCTGGCTATTGATAACCATACTAGTAGTGTATTTCTTGTGGTTTTCATGTGTCTTGTGCTTTTTGAAATCAACAGGAAGTGGTCCCAATATTCCCTGTTTACTTGCAAATCTTAATAGTACTTCATTCAGCCACATGCTATTAAAAAGAAGCTTAATTTCTGTAGAAATGATCTGGGAGGCAGACACGCCCAGCGTTTTCTCGTGACAGATGCTATAGATGTTTCTTCATAAATAGTCGAAATTGTCCAACACTGTTGACATGGCATGCTTAGAGGATTTTCTTAATGTTCTATCTATATATGAAATGCTTAAAGTTATATCGGTGAACGGACTTGATTGCTTCAACTTGGAGTGATTCACAGGAAAGTTTCACCTCTGAACTGACATGGTAAATTTCTGATAATCTCGATGCTGCTCCTTGAGGACACAAACTTGCGGACAGGTCAGATTTTGTATTGTGACTCTAcagtagacctgggcatgggtcatccgacccgaacaacccgacccaacccgcccgaaaaaaacccgacccgacccgagctacATGATGGGTGGGCGCGGGTcgtattttttgacccgcaacaatcaacgggccgggcacgggctgtgatttttgacccaaaacccgacccaacccgaaaaactcgacccaaaggccaaaaaacccaacccaacccgaaaaaaccCCGACCCGACATGCCCGCGCAGGGtgcacgggccaacccgacccgacctggtgataggtacgggtcgggcgcgggccATCCTATGCAACCCGTGACCCGGccttgacccgacccgaacccgacccgacccgacgtttGCCCAGGTCTACTCTACAGCAGGCTGATTCAGGCACAACACTCACTATTGGAAATTCAGTAAGCACCGACGAAACCCACAGGTCAACTGGAAATAATAAAGTCAAAAACCTCGAATGCCTACTTTAGTACCGTGTACATGGGCACAGGGGGATCCTATTTGTCTTCCGGAAGGTGGTAAATTCATATATCTTTAATCCACTAGCGGCCCAATAGATAGATACGCGTAGCAGATCCAAATGGCCCAATAAGTAAACTGTTCAGAGTTATATCATTCGCATATCTTCGGCTCAAAATATGTAGCATACAACGACTAATCTTGAATGGATTAACAGCATAGGGCCACGTGATGTGGTGTTTGATAAAAACAAATTATGATCCTATCATCAAGTGGGTAtggtgttaattttttttattatccttttatcttgttgcatctaaaagTGTTGATTTATCCTACCAATAGTGATATCCAATATTATTCTTTTTAAAAAAGATATTCAACATTTTTTAATAGTAGATTCAACATCTCTTAACAGTAAATTCAACATTTTTAATAAActagttcaacattttcaaTGTAAATGTTGAAATTGTATATCTATAATGTTGAAGTACTATACCTAAATTGTTGGGCTCGAATGATTAAAATGTTGGATGTAttagaaaaacaaaaatatagcATGTCAGATCTCATTTTGCTATGAAAATTCAAAGAAATATTATGATTTAAACGGAATTGAAATTGGATGAAACAATAGAGAGAAAAAcgagtttgaaatttgaaacttCCATGCAGCAAGCAACCCTGTGCATGTGAATATGTCCAATCATGTTGCTTTTCCAATCTCTCCCAGGCTCCCATGGTTGCACGTGCTCCATGCCTAAGATAcatgcaaaagaaaaaggatagAGAAAAATCGTAACCAGTCGTCTCTTGACGCACTAATTTTAAAGTGGAAGATACATTGTCTTCCCACCTTCCGGAAGGTAGATAGGTTTTCCGGCCACAATACCACGTGTGTTGGGTATCCTACAGGGCCGTAAGACTAGAGTAATATGGCCATGCCATGCAGGCCATTAACTTGCGTATGTTTCCGTAGGAAATCCTATAAGAAATCTACGTATCTTCCGGGTGTCTAATACGGGCACGGTTATGCGTCACCTCATCGCCTGAAGGGTATAGTGCAGCAGCAATTTATTTTGGACCGGCCCATTATCATTGGCTGTTGCGCGTGGTGCCTGCTGCATGCACAGTAGACCAAAATGCTGATGTCATTCATTGCACGCAAATTCCGAACAAAAAAAAGTTATAACTATTAAATTGAGCATCCAGATTAAATTTAAATTGTATCATCATCTTTCTTTTaataagatcttcaaaacaaggccacacttgcctatgtttggacgatattttttaaaatatttttctaatactaaataattaatttcagctcctgggaacaaatattttaagaaCACGAACAATAATTATTTTCTATGAACAAAAAGATTAAAtataacgaacaaataataatatgcaacaaacaaaatattacacatcGCGAACTTTTAGATGTATaggataaataataaaaaataaatgtcACGAACAAATGGGTCAACATCACGGAACAATATTAGTTTATAAAGTGAACAAattaatgacaaaaaaataTCTACCGAAGCATTACAAATAAATAGTAAAAAATTATAGGAAGTAAAAtcagtaaaaaagaaaaaacaaataataatgtactaCGAATAAAATGTTTAACATCGTGGACATTTAATTCTATCGGATAAATAATAGAAATGAATATCGCGAACAAATGAATCAATATCACCGAACAATTTAGTctacaaaaatgaaaaatgatCAGATAAtgcgaacaaattagttacacgtaaaaaataattttacaaAAAATCAAATGCATCTCCATCATAAGAAATAATTGTTATAAGCATATATACACGTGTTAAACAtaggaataataataataaatatagtattatataataaaaataaaaatcaaaagttgtactattctaataaaaataaaaaataaaaacaactaGGCCTAATTTAATCGACACCCAAAAAAGTTGAACTAAaaacaagcaaaacaatctaTAACAGCCCACCATGCCTCGAATCATTTACAATCTAGGCCAAAACAACTACATGGACCAAAGTGGGCTGAAGTGGCATCTTCCATCGTGCGTGGGCAACAAATGGCTATCTATCGCGCGTGCAACATATAGCCTTGGTGGTCTAATACTCTGTAGCTTCCCTGCATAGTCTGATTCGAGTGATATTTTGGCAGCGGGCAATAGGTTTTCATGTCAAAGTAGTTTCCCTATCTCCTGCTCTACctctgtaaaaaaaattcatattttaagacccatttaaattttttttttgctatgaaAGTTGAAGGGagaaaaaattaagaaaaaaacgCTCTGGTATGGTGAAAACCAGGGTGGTTTTGGTTAGGGTGTAAATCAAACGGTTTCAAAGATTCCGGGGTGTAGGATGCCCGGTTTTGTAGTTAAAGGGTTTTTTTCGGACTTCTTGACAAGTTCAGGGAGGTAATATGGACTTGTTCCTTAAAAGAAGTGCATAGGTGAGATGTGAATTTTTATGTTTGATAGCAGATGTGAATTGTTTCCTGTAATCCTTTTTTACTGCTCGGGCTTCTATAAGTGCAATAGTGTTACGGGCATACTTTTTGGCGCCAGAAGTAAAAGTTTCATCTCTCAAAATTTTGTATGCGAATGATGTGACCGGTTAAAAAGTTTTTCTTGCTTTTGATTTGTGTCTTTTATTTTTACCGCCAAGCTGCCAATCGAAAGTTTCCGCGCggccactttttttttttgggtgctCACGGAAGCGGGGCAATAGATAAGAATCTGGATAACTCCACCGTGAATTAGGGATGCGGCGAACgaaacagtttttttttaagataATGGAAATAGTGCCCGGCTTTGACCTCGAGAGGCTACAGGCAAAACAAAGTTTGTAGCCCGAATGACCTGAATGACTGCAATCACTCACACATGACTAAGCAAGAATTTTGCAGCCAGCCAACAGTTTGCTGAAAACACTTATTAAGAGCAAATCCTATTACTAAATTTCCAACCATGGTTGGCAAAGATCTGCATGACCAGAATCTCCATGGTTCGACACGCCTCGTGTAGCTCCTCCTTGTCTTCATCACACCTTTGTAGCAGAGCCCATAGCCTGAGCCAGTGTGTGCCCCGGTAAAGTACCTGCATATAAGT comes from Panicum virgatum strain AP13 chromosome 4K, P.virgatum_v5, whole genome shotgun sequence and encodes:
- the LOC120703624 gene encoding F-box/LRR-repeat protein 14-like — its product is MRLPNQHGCAISMEDLPEALLGEIIKRLPTTSDLNSLSLVSKRLYAVEAELRDAIYVGCGVCPVTVALESLCSRFRNLCKVEFNYSGWTPNHGMQLGNQGLRVFSSCCPSLTDLTLSFCSCIDDSGLGFLACFKKLMSLRLKALPKITSAGLLSVAVGCKSLSALRLMSCNNVHCVEWLEYLGKSGSLEELVVVDCARIRQFDLLKFGSGFMKVQKFEFQNSCLPNKFIKFNGTSYMAGSQSRYDFCSDFLKDLTLARITTEEQIGLCCLLRKCKALENLSLYYVLGVHDNDMITMAQSNRNLRSISLMLTPQDCEGYGYRTALTDDSLKALALWCPMLQSVELTFFGCEPDWPEIGFTQEGLVMLIRSCPIRDLKLGGANIFDDEGMKALSCARFLESLKLTRCIAITDVGMHFLARSPSLINLALELCDGLTDDGVVEVVRARKLESLTIEKCSQISLKAVQDGAKTVHYTDDRPSFKEWVDRCLYGPSGV